The following proteins are co-located in the Candidatus Caldatribacterium sp. genome:
- a CDS encoding flagellar assembly protein FliW, whose translation MKVATRYFGEIEVEESKILLFPWGIPGFEHLRRFLLLEDRGFFWLQSVDDKDVVFAVCDPFVCFPGYEIEIPTAECEALGITKSDEVVVLAIMNVRSPQEIGVNLLAPLVINCTLKMGKQIILEDERYTLYHPLVLKGQGAEVDARHNPES comes from the coding sequence ATGAAGGTCGCAACGCGGTACTTCGGTGAGATTGAAGTCGAGGAGAGCAAAATTCTCCTTTTCCCCTGGGGTATTCCGGGTTTTGAACACCTTCGCCGCTTCCTTCTCTTGGAGGACCGGGGTTTTTTCTGGCTCCAGAGCGTGGACGATAAAGACGTAGTCTTTGCCGTATGCGATCCTTTCGTTTGCTTTCCGGGGTACGAGATTGAGATTCCCACTGCCGAGTGCGAAGCCCTGGGCATCACAAAAAGTGACGAGGTCGTTGTCCTTGCCATTATGAACGTCCGTTCGCCTCAAGAGATAGGGGTTAACCTTCTTGCCCCTCTTGTGATAAACTGTACTCTGAAAATGGGTAAGCAAATCATTCTTGAGGATGAACGGTACACGCTCTACCATCCCCTCGTCCTCAAGGGGCAGGGAGCGGAAGTCGATGCTCGTCATAACCCGGAGAGTTAA
- the lptB gene encoding LPS export ABC transporter ATP-binding protein, whose amino-acid sequence MERNWNVLSGEKLTKEYSKKRVVNEVSITVRRGEIVGLLGPNGAGKTTTFYMLVGLIRPTGGKVFLDDFELNHLPMYVRARMGIGYLPQEPSVFRKLTVRENLDLVLEMQGLPRREVVRRRNELLEEFGIAHLAASVANLLSGGERRRLEIARALATSPSFILLDEPFTGIDPIAVEDIQNIVRGLAQKGIGVLITDHAVRETLAITDRAYIIFEGKILVSGTPQEIIQSELSRKYYLGERFNL is encoded by the coding sequence ATGGAGCGGAACTGGAATGTTCTTTCTGGGGAAAAACTCACCAAGGAGTACAGCAAGAAACGGGTGGTGAACGAGGTCAGCATCACCGTCCGAAGGGGGGAAATCGTAGGGCTCCTTGGGCCCAACGGGGCGGGGAAAACCACAACCTTCTACATGCTCGTTGGCCTTATCCGTCCCACGGGGGGAAAGGTGTTCCTTGACGATTTTGAGCTCAACCATCTCCCGATGTACGTGCGGGCCCGAATGGGGATTGGGTACCTGCCCCAGGAGCCATCGGTCTTTCGAAAGCTCACCGTTCGGGAGAACCTCGACCTTGTCCTTGAGATGCAAGGGCTTCCCCGGAGAGAAGTTGTGCGGCGGCGGAACGAACTCCTTGAGGAATTCGGTATTGCGCACCTTGCTGCATCGGTGGCCAACCTCCTCTCGGGAGGGGAACGGAGGCGCCTTGAGATTGCAAGGGCCCTGGCGACCTCTCCGTCCTTTATCCTTCTTGATGAGCCTTTCACCGGCATCGACCCCATTGCCGTTGAGGACATTCAGAACATCGTGCGGGGTCTCGCGCAGAAAGGCATCGGAGTCCTCATCACCGATCACGCCGTCCGGGAAACCCTGGCCATAACAGACCGGGCCTACATCATCTTCGAGGGGAAAATTCTTGTCTCGGGCACTCCGCAGGAAATTATCCAGTCAGAGCTGAGTCGTAAGTACTACCTCGGGGAGCGGTTCAACCTGTAA
- a CDS encoding DUF3084 domain-containing protein, whose protein sequence is MGTTSFLLILVLLLLSGVIAYVGDFLGRRVGKRKLSLLALRPRYTAILVSIVTGILISTVTLAILSMASKDVRTALFGMEELKRKLESLNQEVLARNAELERMKETVRMYEEQVATLSQKERELSLSKASLEEEVRSLQENVTTLEKQRKTLQDEIQSLQMELTRLRANLIAVRQGEIVFRDEEEILRVVAQGGVPEDEAEDFLLSLIRRATVIAQARGAGQDREGRGVVFVQEDNFKEAVAKLSSGSGEYVVRLVAALNTLRGEPVIARFLLEENKKIFSQGEVILRKVVTLERGRTNPDLILAEMLRDLNILGVEKGVLSQEGKVGVISALNLSEVTRELEKREGRVVLEAIAESDIFTAGPMRVFLRVQEEVPEG, encoded by the coding sequence ATGGGCACAACGAGTTTCCTCCTCATCCTTGTCCTCCTTCTCTTGAGCGGAGTCATTGCCTATGTTGGGGATTTCCTGGGCCGGAGGGTTGGGAAACGGAAGCTTTCTCTGCTTGCCCTTCGTCCTCGCTACACGGCGATTCTTGTGAGCATTGTCACAGGGATTCTCATCTCTACTGTGACCCTTGCCATTCTGAGTATGGCTTCCAAGGATGTACGAACAGCCCTTTTTGGGATGGAAGAACTCAAGAGAAAGCTTGAGTCCCTCAACCAGGAGGTTCTGGCAAGGAATGCAGAGCTTGAGCGCATGAAAGAGACCGTGCGCATGTACGAAGAGCAGGTGGCTACCCTCTCCCAGAAGGAGAGAGAACTCTCCCTTTCCAAGGCAAGCCTTGAAGAAGAGGTGCGGTCGCTTCAGGAGAACGTTACTACCTTGGAAAAGCAGAGGAAAACCCTCCAGGATGAAATCCAGTCGCTCCAGATGGAGCTCACCCGCCTGCGGGCGAACCTCATAGCCGTACGCCAGGGGGAAATTGTCTTTCGGGATGAGGAGGAAATCCTCCGGGTGGTGGCGCAAGGTGGTGTTCCTGAGGACGAAGCAGAGGATTTCCTCCTTTCCCTCATTCGACGGGCTACGGTCATCGCCCAGGCTCGGGGAGCTGGACAGGATCGGGAAGGGCGAGGGGTGGTGTTCGTTCAGGAGGATAACTTTAAAGAAGCGGTTGCGAAGCTCTCTTCAGGAAGTGGAGAGTACGTGGTGCGCCTTGTTGCTGCCCTCAATACCCTGCGGGGGGAACCGGTCATTGCCCGTTTCCTCCTTGAGGAGAACAAAAAGATTTTTTCTCAGGGGGAAGTCATCCTCCGGAAAGTGGTCACCCTGGAGAGAGGAAGGACTAATCCCGACCTCATCCTTGCCGAGATGCTTCGGGACCTCAATATTCTCGGCGTTGAGAAGGGGGTTCTCTCTCAGGAGGGAAAGGTTGGGGTCATTTCGGCGCTCAACCTGAGTGAGGTGACTCGGGAGCTTGAGAAGCGGGAGGGAAGGGTAGTTCTTGAGGCAATAGCCGAGAGTGATATTTTCACCGCCGGACCGATGCGGGTGTTCCTACGGGTGCAGGAGGAGGTTCCAGAGGGGTAA
- the csrA gene encoding carbon storage regulator CsrA — translation MLVITRRVNESIRIGDNIEVKIVAIERGKVRLGVLAPPDVPIYREELYQSLVRKNQEALFASEDMIRALKGIFQSAPKE, via the coding sequence ATGCTCGTCATAACCCGGAGAGTTAACGAGAGCATCCGCATCGGGGACAACATCGAGGTCAAAATCGTGGCTATCGAGCGGGGGAAGGTTCGCCTCGGAGTCCTTGCTCCCCCTGATGTCCCCATCTACCGGGAGGAGCTCTATCAGTCCCTTGTTCGGAAGAACCAGGAAGCCCTCTTTGCCTCGGAAGATATGATCCGAGCCCTCAAGGGAATTTTCCAGAGTGCCCCAAAAGAGTGA
- a CDS encoding LptF/LptG family permease → MHTLDRYVIRQTSGSFLFGVFLFVAILSAGDLLFRLARMWLREGLPGGKVVAIFFLSLPQLLVYVLPMALLLGILLVVGRMAGDSEVVALRASGVSLFRFFLPFFLFSLWVCAGTIVLQEVALPLSALKLKEVWEEGMVSSWPVAERTFFRDASEEGVERLFYVREVDARNALLEGVVVQEYTGEKLRRIINAERARVSEGRWVFENGVYYEVNDKGEVERVVRFAREEAKTRETMEEILKTKKRPQEMSFSELRVYVEREKARGQDTKHLEILLWHKTAIPFAAPVFALIGVALGVTSPRSGKALGIGLSILVVFGYYVLFSIMSTLAEGGVLSPLWGTWVTNVIGALGGGMLLWKRNRI, encoded by the coding sequence ATGCATACCCTTGACCGGTACGTGATTCGGCAGACGAGTGGTTCGTTTCTTTTTGGGGTCTTCCTCTTTGTGGCCATTCTGAGCGCCGGGGACCTCCTCTTTCGGCTGGCCCGGATGTGGCTCCGGGAAGGGTTACCGGGAGGAAAGGTGGTGGCAATCTTTTTCCTGAGCCTGCCCCAGCTCCTTGTTTACGTTCTCCCCATGGCTCTTCTTTTGGGTATCCTCCTTGTGGTTGGGCGTATGGCCGGGGACAGCGAAGTGGTTGCCCTCCGTGCCTCTGGAGTGAGCCTTTTTCGGTTCTTCCTCCCTTTTTTCCTCTTTTCTCTGTGGGTGTGTGCGGGGACGATCGTCCTCCAGGAAGTTGCCCTTCCTCTCTCGGCGCTCAAGCTCAAGGAGGTGTGGGAGGAAGGGATGGTCTCCTCCTGGCCTGTGGCGGAGCGGACCTTCTTTCGGGATGCTTCAGAGGAAGGAGTGGAACGTCTCTTTTACGTCCGAGAAGTGGATGCAAGGAACGCCCTTCTTGAGGGAGTTGTGGTGCAGGAGTACACGGGAGAAAAGCTTCGGCGCATTATTAATGCCGAACGGGCGAGGGTTTCCGAAGGCCGGTGGGTTTTCGAGAACGGGGTGTACTACGAGGTGAACGATAAAGGAGAGGTTGAGCGAGTGGTGCGCTTTGCCCGTGAAGAGGCGAAAACCCGTGAGACCATGGAAGAAATCCTGAAGACAAAGAAGCGACCTCAGGAGATGAGTTTTTCAGAGCTCCGGGTTTACGTGGAGAGAGAGAAGGCCCGGGGGCAGGACACGAAGCACCTTGAAATCCTTCTCTGGCACAAGACTGCCATTCCCTTTGCGGCTCCTGTTTTTGCCCTCATTGGTGTGGCTTTAGGAGTCACTTCTCCTCGCTCGGGGAAGGCCTTGGGGATTGGCCTGAGTATTCTTGTTGTTTTCGGGTACTATGTCCTCTTCTCCATCATGAGCACCCTTGCTGAAGGAGGGGTGCTCTCACCGCTTTGGGGTACCTGGGTAACGAATGTCATCGGGGCTCTCGGTGGCGGTATGCTCCTCTGGAAGCGGAACAGAATATAG
- a CDS encoding TlpA family protein disulfide reductase, whose product MKVENFVVLFGVFLLSFLALSLARAQDAPSFRLPGLDGKEYALSDFQGQPVLLTFFTTWCPYCAEELPLLEKLYKEYHKKASLVVLGIDLQEPENLVRKFTERVGISFPVLLDAKGETGFSYRILGLPTLFFIDPEGKIADMILGGSDEATIRRKLDRILWFRGLLPAEVRNLPVVLKEVTLLDFRENGTHPFPETPGFRYQKVSQDSDFSSFDSQSAYVILAASNAEGKAIASSLAKKGFRRVYYLLVDDAQE is encoded by the coding sequence ATGAAAGTTGAGAACTTCGTCGTACTTTTCGGAGTCTTTCTCCTTTCTTTTCTTGCCCTTTCTCTTGCTCGTGCTCAGGATGCACCTTCTTTTCGTCTCCCTGGTCTTGACGGAAAGGAGTACGCACTCTCTGACTTTCAGGGGCAACCTGTCCTTTTGACCTTTTTCACCACCTGGTGCCCGTACTGCGCCGAGGAGTTGCCGCTCCTTGAGAAGCTCTACAAGGAGTACCACAAGAAGGCCTCTCTCGTTGTCCTTGGTATTGACCTTCAAGAGCCGGAGAATCTCGTGCGAAAGTTCACCGAGCGGGTAGGCATTTCGTTCCCGGTACTCCTTGATGCCAAGGGAGAGACTGGTTTCTCATACCGGATTCTTGGACTTCCCACCCTCTTTTTCATCGACCCTGAGGGAAAGATTGCCGATATGATTCTTGGAGGGAGTGACGAGGCCACCATCCGCCGCAAGCTCGACCGCATCCTCTGGTTTCGGGGATTGCTGCCGGCTGAGGTACGGAACCTCCCTGTGGTTTTGAAAGAGGTTACGCTTTTGGATTTTCGGGAAAACGGTACCCATCCTTTCCCGGAGACTCCCGGTTTCCGGTACCAGAAGGTATCCCAGGACAGTGATTTCTCTTCCTTTGATTCCCAAAGTGCGTACGTTATCCTTGCCGCTTCGAATGCAGAGGGAAAGGCTATAGCTTCTTCTCTGGCAAAGAAGGGTTTCCGGCGCGTGTACTACCTCTTAGTCGATGACGCTCAGGAGTAA
- a CDS encoding AEC family transporter yields MGQVLGLMFILIGLGFFLRVLGVFPPETAPLLNRFVLYVTFPCLVFRSLQGAELDRRLWGIPPLAYMAISLLFLFSFFLGTRLFRLSPRRAASFAMGAAFGNTAFLGYPFILALLGEKGLPPAIFYDQLGNFLSAYTVGVPFCVFGKTGRFSSRNVVEFLKLPPFSAFLLALALNRLPLPPLLSSVINRLADATIPLTMVAIGLSLSPKNLFKEATLLGSAALLKLFLLPLGAYALTRCVPLPPLFAKVLVLQSATPTLVSSYVFASVYELDTELSSSIICATTLFSLVTLPLWNLLLHP; encoded by the coding sequence ATGGGCCAGGTCCTCGGGCTCATGTTCATCCTCATAGGGCTTGGGTTTTTCCTGCGGGTTCTTGGGGTATTTCCGCCCGAAACCGCTCCTCTCCTCAACCGCTTCGTCCTCTACGTGACCTTTCCCTGTCTTGTTTTCCGCTCCCTCCAAGGGGCAGAGCTTGACCGGAGACTCTGGGGCATTCCTCCCTTAGCCTACATGGCCATAAGCCTTCTTTTTCTTTTCTCCTTTTTCCTTGGGACTCGGCTCTTCCGCCTTTCTCCAAGAAGGGCTGCAAGTTTTGCCATGGGAGCCGCCTTTGGGAACACGGCTTTCCTCGGATATCCCTTTATTCTTGCCCTTCTCGGCGAAAAGGGTCTCCCCCCGGCCATTTTCTACGACCAGTTAGGGAACTTCCTCTCGGCGTACACCGTAGGGGTGCCGTTTTGCGTTTTTGGGAAAACGGGGAGATTTTCCTCCCGTAACGTTGTTGAATTCCTGAAGCTCCCACCTTTCAGCGCCTTCCTCCTTGCCCTCGCCCTGAATCGCCTGCCTCTTCCGCCCCTTCTCTCAAGCGTCATCAACCGCCTTGCAGACGCCACAATCCCCCTTACCATGGTGGCCATTGGCCTCTCTCTTTCACCCAAAAACCTCTTTAAAGAAGCGACGCTTCTTGGAAGCGCCGCTCTCTTGAAGCTCTTCCTCCTTCCCCTTGGAGCCTATGCCCTCACCCGGTGCGTTCCCCTTCCCCCTCTTTTTGCAAAAGTCCTCGTTCTCCAGTCGGCAACGCCAACACTTGTGAGCTCGTACGTCTTTGCCTCTGTGTACGAGCTTGACACCGAGCTCTCCTCAAGCATTATCTGCGCAACGACCCTGTTTTCCCTCGTCACCTTACCCCTCTGGAACCTCCTCCTGCACCCGTAG